One Bacteroidota bacterium genomic region harbors:
- a CDS encoding T9SS type A sorting domain-containing protein: MKTSWKITLLFLLIQQNVSFAQLSWARVWDHRYGGSAGDYLMSFCPASNQGYILAGKTASDSSGDKTTHIHGIGAFDYWIVKVDTGGHKVWEKDIGGDDDDHFVSIAPTSDGGYILGGGSDSPVSGDKTQPSRGGVDYWIVKVDANGNVQWDKDFGGSDDDEMRTVIQTRDGGYLLCGDSRSGVSGDKTQGHFGIGDFWVIKTDSLGVKQWDMVYGGSEYERFYTVKEIGNQGYILSGQSRSGISGNKTTVNRGFMDYWIVRIDASGNILWDKDYGSTQDDYFQTMERGQDGKYLLAGWSVAGISGDKTQPSKGGYDLWIIKVDTSGNISWDKDFGGSGNEDEFSGIRVSTDGGYLLGATSYSNASGDKSDNNLGVEQPWIIKIDSVGNLQWEKTVYTMGHNEIGLAMELGDNKCYLIVSSDNEVAGGDKTEDAWNHSSDYWIIKYCEGINTAIDENNPTAGELDVFPNPFSNELVVKWNSSELKNENAELSLIDICGKEIFFEKFNTETKLLTTLLPNGVYFIRVKTQSGTMVRKVVK, translated from the coding sequence ATGAAAACCTCCTGGAAAATCACACTCTTATTTTTATTGATTCAACAAAACGTCAGTTTTGCACAATTGTCATGGGCGCGGGTCTGGGATCATCGCTACGGAGGATCTGCCGGAGATTACCTTATGAGTTTTTGTCCTGCATCAAATCAGGGATATATTCTCGCGGGAAAAACAGCATCTGACAGTTCAGGAGACAAGACAACACACATTCATGGAATAGGCGCTTTCGATTATTGGATCGTGAAAGTTGATACCGGAGGACACAAAGTCTGGGAGAAAGATATCGGCGGAGACGACGATGATCACTTTGTGTCGATCGCTCCCACGTCTGATGGTGGCTATATACTTGGTGGAGGATCTGATTCTCCTGTCAGCGGCGATAAAACTCAGCCTTCCCGTGGTGGAGTCGATTATTGGATCGTGAAAGTAGATGCAAACGGAAATGTTCAATGGGACAAAGACTTCGGCGGTTCTGATGATGATGAAATGCGAACAGTGATCCAAACACGCGACGGAGGATATTTGCTCTGTGGAGATTCACGCTCCGGTGTGAGCGGCGATAAAACGCAGGGACATTTTGGTATAGGAGATTTCTGGGTGATCAAGACCGACAGCCTCGGTGTAAAACAGTGGGACATGGTATACGGTGGTTCTGAGTATGAACGATTTTATACTGTGAAAGAAATCGGAAACCAGGGATACATCCTCAGCGGACAAAGCCGCTCTGGTATCAGCGGAAATAAAACTACTGTCAATCGTGGTTTTATGGATTACTGGATTGTGCGCATCGACGCTTCCGGAAATATTTTGTGGGACAAAGATTATGGCAGCACACAGGACGATTATTTCCAGACGATGGAAAGAGGGCAGGATGGAAAATATCTTCTCGCTGGCTGGTCGGTGGCGGGAATAAGCGGAGATAAAACTCAGCCGAGTAAGGGCGGATACGATCTTTGGATTATCAAGGTTGATACAAGCGGTAACATTTCATGGGATAAAGATTTCGGAGGCTCCGGAAATGAAGATGAATTTTCAGGCATTCGCGTGTCAACCGACGGAGGTTATCTTCTCGGCGCGACATCCTATTCGAATGCAAGCGGTGATAAAAGTGACAACAACCTCGGTGTCGAGCAACCCTGGATAATCAAGATTGATTCTGTGGGGAATTTGCAGTGGGAAAAAACAGTGTACACCATGGGTCATAATGAAATCGGATTGGCCATGGAACTGGGAGACAATAAATGTTATCTCATTGTATCAAGTGATAATGAAGTCGCCGGAGGTGATAAAACAGAAGACGCCTGGAATCACAGCAGCGATTACTGGATCATAAAATATTGTGAAGGAATAAACACTGCGATTGATGAAAACAATCCGACGGCGGGTGAGCTGGATGTATTTCCAAATCCATTCAGCAATGAGTTGGTTGTAAAATGGAATTCTTCGGAACTCAAAAACGAAAACGCGGAATTATCGCTCATCGATATTTGCGGCAAAGAAATCTTTTTCGAAAAATTCAATACTGAAACAAAACTATTAACCACGCTTCTCCCGAATGGTGTGTATTTCATTCGTGTCAAAACACAAAGCGGAACGATGGTGCGAAAAGTTGTGAAATAA
- a CDS encoding T9SS type A sorting domain-containing protein, giving the protein MKKLLYSLLFIAITSPLFSQTPVNFISTDCSGSSHDLFAELNSGKVIVLCWVMPCINCVAPSMTTYNVVQSYNTAQPDRVRFYLTDDYGDTPCSSLMSWANANHLTNAKIFSDAAISMTPYQTTGMPLIVVLGGIAHKVFYIGKNTVDIPSLQAAIDSALITTDIEERSANIPQLNVQSNPVHGRTILKCELSKTTFADIHLMNSEGRQIASLFSGQLSAGLNEIPMDFSLYKTGIYFIRYNDGFRGKTIKINIVH; this is encoded by the coding sequence ATGAAAAAGCTCCTGTATTCCCTCTTGTTTATCGCGATTACATCACCCTTGTTTTCGCAAACCCCCGTCAATTTTATCAGCACCGATTGTTCAGGCTCTAGTCATGATTTGTTTGCTGAATTAAATTCCGGGAAGGTAATTGTGTTGTGTTGGGTGATGCCTTGCATCAATTGCGTGGCTCCATCAATGACAACATACAATGTTGTGCAAAGTTACAACACAGCTCAACCTGACCGTGTTCGATTTTATCTGACAGATGATTACGGCGATACTCCATGTTCTTCATTGATGAGTTGGGCCAATGCCAATCACCTGACCAACGCGAAAATATTTTCTGACGCAGCGATTTCCATGACACCCTATCAAACTACCGGCATGCCTTTGATTGTTGTGCTTGGAGGAATCGCTCATAAAGTTTTTTATATTGGAAAAAACACAGTTGACATTCCATCACTTCAGGCTGCGATTGATTCGGCATTGATCACAACTGATATCGAAGAACGCTCCGCAAACATTCCTCAGCTGAATGTTCAAAGCAACCCTGTTCATGGAAGGACAATATTGAAATGCGAACTTTCAAAAACAACTTTTGCTGACATCCATCTAATGAATTCAGAAGGAAGACAAATAGCAAGCCTGTTTTCCGGACAGCTTTCTGCCGGTCTAAATGAAATCCCGATGGATTTCTCACTCTATAAAACAGGAATTTATTTTATCCGGTATAACGACGGGTTTCGCGGAAAAACGATAAAGATCAATATTGTTCACTGA
- a CDS encoding YiiX family permuted papain-like enzyme — translation MDKRGRWLLIFLTFAAAANIVNFYFTSKKNEEGEVKANINKNEKEARDATRKLPLQTGDLIFQTSESAQSKAIQLATHSPYSHCGIIFKYDQDYFVYEASSKVRELALDRWIAHGKDQTYVVKRLKEAANILTPENVKKLHKAKDTFYQKDYDQYFSWSNDEIYCSELIWKMYRDALGIEIGKLQLLKEFDFKDPEARKLLKQRYGDTVPYNDTVISPVSIFNSDILTEVKL, via the coding sequence ATGGATAAAAGAGGACGGTGGCTGTTGATTTTCTTAACCTTTGCCGCAGCCGCGAACATTGTAAATTTTTATTTTACCAGTAAGAAAAACGAAGAAGGCGAAGTAAAGGCAAATATTAATAAAAACGAAAAGGAGGCCAGGGATGCCACCCGGAAATTGCCATTGCAAACCGGAGATCTGATTTTTCAGACATCAGAATCTGCTCAGAGCAAGGCGATACAACTGGCCACACACTCTCCTTATAGTCATTGCGGAATCATTTTTAAATACGACCAGGATTATTTTGTCTATGAGGCCTCTTCGAAAGTACGCGAACTGGCATTGGATCGCTGGATCGCTCACGGAAAAGATCAGACCTATGTTGTGAAGCGATTAAAAGAGGCCGCAAATATCCTGACGCCGGAAAACGTAAAAAAACTACATAAAGCGAAGGATACATTTTACCAGAAAGATTACGATCAATATTTCAGTTGGAGTAACGATGAAATCTATTGCTCTGAACTGATCTGGAAAATGTATCGTGATGCGCTGGGCATCGAAATCGGCAAATTACAACTACTCAAAGAATTTGATTTTAAAGATCCGGAGGCGAGAAAGTTGTTGAAACAACGATATGGAGATACCGTACCCTACAATGATACTGTGATATCTCCCGTTTCTATTTTCAATTCCGACATCTTAACAGAGGTCAAATTGTAG
- a CDS encoding toxin-antitoxin system YwqK family antitoxin gives MNHYKRAKIFLIVVLLSSANVLFAQYTAKIEYWENGKKKSSMPYRNGIREGMSKTWFEDGKLQSRIEYLEDKPNGTSIRWYPNGNIEVKGKNRDDKKFGEWTWYYKNGNIRQIAHYNEKGEHGKWTWWRENGIIETEGGYFYGKKSGTWKYYDESGTLKKEETYQNGKLMDTKNY, from the coding sequence ATGAACCATTACAAGCGCGCTAAAATCTTTTTAATAGTTGTACTGCTTTCATCCGCGAATGTTTTGTTTGCCCAATACACTGCGAAAATTGAATATTGGGAAAATGGTAAAAAGAAAAGCTCAATGCCTTACCGGAACGGAATTCGTGAAGGGATGAGCAAGACCTGGTTTGAAGATGGCAAGTTGCAAAGCAGGATCGAATACCTCGAAGACAAACCCAATGGCACATCGATACGCTGGTATCCCAACGGAAATATCGAAGTCAAAGGAAAAAACCGTGACGATAAAAAATTTGGCGAATGGACCTGGTATTACAAAAACGGAAATATCCGCCAGATCGCGCATTACAATGAAAAGGGTGAGCACGGTAAATGGACGTGGTGGAGAGAGAATGGAATAATTGAAACGGAAGGGGGTTATTTCTATGGAAAGAAATCCGGCACCTGGAAATATTATGATGAAAGCGGCACGCTTAAAAAGGAAGAAACCTATCAGAACGGAAAGCTGATGGATACCAAAAATTATTAA
- a CDS encoding TonB-dependent receptor — protein MKNIYRAILVLLILQFQNSFAQNASPDSTKNINLNEVVISANKSEESKRNVAQQIQTLNAKQIADLHCQSTADIIANTGSVFVQKSQHGGGSPVIRGFEANRILLVIDGVRMNNIIYRSGHLQNIVTTDNNSLDRIEVLFGPASTVYGSDALGGVVSLYTKRPSFTDDDEKTNLKVNAMTRYGSVNDEFTGHVDFNIGGKKLASLTSFTYSVFDDLKGGENQNPFYTSSYGERLYYVERINGKDSLVKNSDRYKQVQSGFSQIDLMQKFAYKASEHMTHGLNIQYSTSTDVPRYDRLTDPSSTGLKYAEWYYGPQTRLLAAYDLNVNNSSAKFQSIHAGLNLQNIEESRHTRRFNNDHKQHRIEKVNVIGFNVDFKRTTNKHTLRLGLDAQYNTLKSTATEEDITNGSEEPVDTRYPDGDNTMMNAAVYFSHTWRINDQLTLTDGLRLGFISLNSTFKDTSFFHLPFTKAEQSNPVYSGSIGLIQSPSDDLKLSLLLSTGFRAPNVDDLAKVFESAPGAVIVPNSDLKPEKTITTEIGITKIYNEKTSWENNVYYTQFVDAIITDEFTFNGQDSIQYDGSMSKVYANQNKGKAFIYGFSSNLTSQCTDNLRMIIGMNYTYGRVKTDTSNSPLDHIPPFMARLGLKYTYEKFGADMFVNFNGWKKLKDYYLNGEDNEQYATADGMPAWFTLNFHAGYKVHKLLTLQAGVDNIFDTQYRTFASGINAPGRNIFVALRFHY, from the coding sequence ATGAAAAATATTTACCGCGCGATCTTAGTATTGCTGATTCTTCAATTCCAAAACTCATTTGCACAAAACGCTTCCCCCGATTCAACAAAAAATATTAACCTGAACGAAGTCGTCATTTCCGCGAACAAATCGGAAGAGTCGAAACGAAATGTCGCTCAGCAAATTCAAACACTCAATGCGAAACAAATCGCCGATTTACATTGTCAGTCTACTGCAGATATCATTGCAAACACAGGAAGTGTTTTTGTTCAAAAAAGCCAGCATGGAGGTGGAAGCCCCGTCATTCGCGGCTTTGAAGCAAACCGGATTTTATTGGTCATCGACGGAGTGCGTATGAATAATATTATCTATCGTTCAGGACATCTCCAGAATATCGTCACCACCGACAACAACTCGCTGGATCGTATCGAAGTTTTGTTTGGTCCTGCGTCTACTGTTTATGGCAGCGACGCATTGGGAGGTGTGGTCAGCCTATACACAAAACGCCCTTCATTCACGGATGATGATGAAAAGACCAATCTAAAAGTAAATGCCATGACCCGATACGGAAGTGTGAATGATGAATTCACCGGGCATGTTGATTTTAATATCGGAGGAAAAAAACTGGCATCTCTTACTTCTTTCACGTATTCCGTATTTGATGATCTGAAAGGTGGAGAGAATCAGAATCCTTTTTATACATCTTCCTACGGTGAACGATTGTATTATGTGGAGCGCATCAATGGAAAAGATTCTCTCGTGAAGAACAGCGACCGTTACAAACAGGTACAAAGCGGATTTTCACAAATTGACCTCATGCAAAAATTCGCTTACAAAGCATCAGAGCACATGACACACGGATTGAATATTCAATATTCCACTTCCACTGATGTGCCGCGTTACGATCGTCTGACAGATCCGTCTTCAACCGGACTGAAATACGCGGAATGGTATTACGGTCCGCAAACAAGATTGCTCGCGGCGTATGATCTTAATGTAAACAATTCTTCGGCGAAATTCCAAAGCATTCATGCGGGACTGAATTTGCAGAACATCGAAGAAAGCCGACACACGCGTCGTTTTAATAACGACCACAAACAACACCGTATCGAAAAGGTTAATGTGATCGGATTTAATGTTGACTTCAAGAGAACCACAAACAAACACACATTGCGTCTCGGTTTAGATGCACAGTACAATACGCTCAAATCGACTGCAACGGAAGAAGACATTACAAACGGATCTGAGGAGCCGGTTGATACACGCTATCCAGATGGCGATAACACCATGATGAACGCGGCGGTTTATTTTTCTCATACCTGGAGAATCAATGATCAGCTTACTTTGACTGACGGTTTGCGTTTGGGATTTATTTCTTTGAATTCAACATTTAAGGATACGTCATTCTTTCACCTGCCATTTACAAAAGCGGAACAAAGCAACCCGGTTTATTCAGGCAGCATTGGATTGATTCAATCACCCTCAGATGATCTGAAATTATCCCTGTTGCTTTCAACCGGCTTCCGTGCCCCAAATGTGGATGACCTTGCAAAAGTTTTTGAGTCCGCGCCGGGAGCTGTCATAGTTCCGAACAGCGATCTTAAGCCGGAGAAAACCATTACGACAGAAATTGGAATCACGAAAATTTACAATGAAAAAACGAGTTGGGAAAATAACGTCTATTACACACAATTTGTAGACGCGATTATTACTGATGAGTTTACATTCAACGGACAGGATTCAATTCAGTACGATGGTTCGATGAGTAAGGTGTATGCAAATCAGAACAAAGGAAAAGCGTTTATCTATGGATTTTCTTCAAACCTGACTTCGCAGTGTACTGATAATCTCCGCATGATCATAGGTATGAATTATACATATGGACGCGTGAAAACGGACACTTCCAATTCTCCATTGGATCACATTCCTCCTTTTATGGCTCGCCTTGGTTTGAAATATACCTATGAAAAATTCGGAGCGGATATGTTTGTGAATTTTAACGGATGGAAAAAACTGAAAGATTATTATCTCAACGGTGAAGACAATGAACAATACGCGACTGCTGATGGTATGCCTGCATGGTTCACATTAAATTTTCACGCAGGCTATAAAGTGCATAAGTTGTTAACGCTTCAGGCGGGCGTTGACAATATCTTCGACACACAATACAGAACATTCGCGAGCGGCATCAACGCTCCCGGAAGAAATATTTTTGTGGCATTGCGTTTTCATTATTAA
- a CDS encoding multicopper oxidase domain-containing protein: MKKINLFPIAAFLLTLSAQAQVYNDLRIPDTLSGTTFNLTVRDTFRQVVPAGNQTITGGINSDIWGPTLFFNKGDTVHMNVQNNLNDSTTIHWHGMHLPAVMDGGPHQVIPPGTLWQPYWKVTNNAGLFWFHPHLHMETMHQITQGIGGLIIVRDSVESALPLPRTYGIDDIPLVLTDRDINTSNQFVDVPYGDSMMVNGVLRPQFSVPAQVVRFRILNGAIERSYNLGFSDNRTFYVISTDGGLVDNPVPVTRFLISAGERVEILVDFSGQASSSFDLKAYNSTLSNFIPGGENFPNGPFANALGKIDFRVLHLNVGAPTSQPITAIPATLTTNTFYDESSANLTRVITLTDSTGVPNILGPNAFILNHHLFDLNTIDYTVPLNNTEIWQLTSNSIFAHPFHIHDVEFYILTRNGIAPPDHEKGWKDVVLVKGGETVRFIAKFDDYADLQHPFMFHCHIALHEDEGMMGQFVVGPSTTGLQDVTLTNNNYSVHPNPAKDRLYIDLKDQTNPVYYATITNVNGKALIMMPQPQIQQGLEISRLRPGTYFLTITDTKNKKPETIKFIKE, from the coding sequence ATGAAAAAAATCAATCTCTTTCCAATTGCAGCATTCTTATTGACGCTAAGTGCTCAGGCACAGGTATATAATGACCTGCGGATTCCTGATACACTCTCCGGAACCACTTTTAACCTGACAGTCAGGGACACCTTCAGACAAGTCGTTCCTGCCGGAAACCAAACCATCACCGGAGGAATCAACAGTGATATCTGGGGACCGACATTGTTTTTCAATAAGGGCGATACCGTTCACATGAACGTGCAAAACAATCTGAACGACAGCACAACAATTCACTGGCACGGCATGCATTTGCCTGCGGTGATGGACGGCGGTCCGCACCAGGTGATTCCTCCGGGAACATTGTGGCAGCCTTACTGGAAGGTGACAAACAATGCCGGATTGTTCTGGTTTCATCCGCATCTGCACATGGAAACCATGCATCAGATTACACAAGGTATCGGCGGGCTTATCATCGTGCGTGATTCTGTAGAAAGCGCGCTTCCATTACCACGAACATATGGCATCGATGATATTCCTCTTGTACTCACGGATCGCGATATCAATACATCAAATCAATTCGTGGATGTTCCCTATGGAGATTCAATGATGGTGAATGGAGTTCTGCGTCCGCAGTTTTCGGTACCCGCGCAGGTTGTGCGTTTCCGAATTTTGAACGGAGCAATCGAACGTTCGTATAATCTCGGCTTCAGTGATAACAGAACATTTTATGTGATCTCAACAGACGGGGGTTTGGTGGACAATCCCGTTCCTGTAACACGTTTTTTAATTTCCGCAGGAGAGCGTGTGGAAATTCTTGTTGACTTTTCCGGACAAGCATCCTCATCATTTGATTTGAAAGCCTACAATTCTACTTTATCTAATTTTATTCCCGGTGGAGAAAATTTTCCTAACGGTCCTTTCGCGAACGCATTGGGAAAAATTGATTTCAGAGTTTTGCATTTGAATGTTGGCGCTCCGACAAGTCAGCCCATCACCGCAATTCCTGCAACACTTACAACAAATACATTTTACGATGAGTCAAGTGCGAACCTCACACGTGTGATTACGCTCACGGATAGTACGGGTGTTCCGAATATCCTGGGACCAAACGCATTTATTCTCAATCATCATCTTTTTGATCTGAATACGATTGATTACACTGTTCCCCTCAACAACACTGAGATCTGGCAGCTCACCAGCAATTCCATCTTCGCGCATCCTTTTCACATTCATGATGTGGAATTTTATATTCTTACAAGAAATGGAATTGCGCCTCCCGATCATGAAAAAGGCTGGAAAGATGTAGTGCTGGTAAAAGGCGGAGAAACGGTTCGCTTCATCGCGAAGTTTGATGATTATGCCGATCTTCAACATCCGTTTATGTTTCATTGTCATATCGCTTTGCATGAGGATGAAGGCATGATGGGACAATTTGTTGTTGGTCCATCCACAACTGGACTGCAAGATGTAACACTGACCAACAATAACTATTCTGTTCACCCGAATCCCGCGAAAGACAGATTGTATATCGATTTGAAAGACCAGACAAATCCTGTCTATTACGCGACGATTACGAATGTAAATGGAAAAGCGCTTATCATGATGCCGCAACCACAGATCCAACAAGGACTAGAAATCAGCAGGCTTCGTCCGGGAACTTATTTTCTGACCATCACGGATACGAAAAATAAAAAGCCGGAAACAATCAAATTCATCAAAGAATAA
- a CDS encoding thioredoxin family protein, with protein sequence MKKVFLFLLVALLSSFVIPDKKVVHNFSLKNVDGKIVSLSDYPDAKGFIIVFTCNHCPFAKLYSQRFNDLNTKYCSLGVPLIAVNSMDTLVYEEESFELMREKSDRDHFNFPYLLDAAQNVGKDFGASYTPQAFVIWKENDEWVVRYNGAMDDNGEHPELAKSYVDTALQELLQGKPVSVTEAKSIGCRIHYRK encoded by the coding sequence ATGAAAAAAGTATTCCTATTTCTGCTTGTAGCGCTGCTGAGCTCATTTGTAATTCCAGATAAGAAGGTCGTTCACAATTTCAGTCTGAAAAATGTTGACGGAAAAATTGTGTCACTTTCTGATTATCCGGATGCGAAAGGCTTTATTATTGTTTTCACCTGCAATCATTGTCCTTTTGCAAAATTATATTCTCAGCGCTTCAATGACCTAAACACAAAATATTGTTCACTCGGAGTTCCATTGATCGCTGTGAATTCGATGGATACACTCGTGTACGAAGAAGAATCGTTTGAGCTTATGCGTGAAAAATCCGATCGCGATCATTTTAATTTTCCCTACTTACTCGATGCCGCTCAAAATGTGGGCAAAGATTTCGGGGCGAGCTACACACCGCAGGCTTTTGTAATCTGGAAGGAAAATGACGAGTGGGTCGTGCGTTACAACGGAGCAATGGACGACAACGGAGAACATCCCGAGCTCGCAAAATCATATGTCGACACAGCATTACAAGAATTACTACAGGGAAAACCTGTTTCCGTTACCGAAGCAAAAAGTATAGGCTGCAGGATTCATTACCGGAAATAA
- a CDS encoding T9SS type A sorting domain-containing protein has protein sequence MSLFLIGKSEAVLGQNQSIILGRPTDVSITVSILFDQNVDFYFVYGTQSGNYTDSTIVISNVANTPDEIDLQNLFPDTRYYYRVKTRLNGGGAFTAGQEYKFHTQRSPGSSFSFTVEADEHLYDKKGVQSIYQLTLNNEAADNPDFMLSLGDIFGDDHEPDSITSHELDSLHLAYRPFLGSICHSVPFYVCLGNHEGENDYYMAQNPPNNLCIWATQWRKYYYPNPFPNSFYSGNTDIEPYGIGNPENYYAWTWGDALFVVLDVYRDENDTSPKPKNWDWSLGLPQYTWLENTLQNSTAQYKFVFAHHIRGQGRGGITNAQLFEWGGYESLGGPYTFPTNRPGWSKPIHQLFIDNGVNIFFQGHDHLYAHEILDSVTYQEVPMPSDSTYEIGMLANADAYTADTIGGTGHIRVNVTPSCITVDFVRSYLPADTLSGLHHNGEVAFSYTIGNCSSTNIQEEEMQVPVKVFPNPAKDKITIQLPEESKTFHVRLMNTMGQMIMQSQSKNLDLSSVANGLYILNIETENYSVNRKIIIKH, from the coding sequence GTGTCCCTGTTTTTAATTGGGAAAAGTGAAGCAGTTCTGGGACAAAACCAAAGCATCATTTTAGGAAGACCCACCGATGTCTCCATCACCGTCAGCATTCTATTTGATCAGAATGTTGATTTTTATTTTGTTTACGGAACGCAGTCCGGAAACTATACCGACAGTACAATAGTGATCAGCAATGTGGCCAATACACCCGATGAAATCGATTTACAGAATTTATTTCCCGATACACGGTATTATTACAGAGTTAAAACACGATTGAATGGAGGCGGAGCCTTCACTGCCGGACAGGAATATAAATTCCATACACAAAGGTCGCCGGGAAGCTCTTTTTCTTTTACTGTAGAAGCCGACGAACATTTGTACGATAAAAAAGGTGTTCAAAGTATTTACCAGCTCACGCTAAACAACGAAGCTGCAGACAACCCGGATTTTATGCTTTCGCTGGGCGATATTTTTGGCGATGATCATGAGCCCGACAGCATTACCTCTCACGAACTTGATTCATTACATCTTGCCTACCGGCCATTTCTCGGAAGCATTTGCCATTCGGTTCCGTTTTATGTATGTCTGGGAAATCATGAAGGAGAGAATGATTATTACATGGCGCAAAATCCGCCAAACAATCTTTGCATCTGGGCGACACAATGGAGAAAATATTATTATCCGAATCCGTTTCCCAACAGTTTCTATAGTGGGAATACCGACATAGAGCCTTATGGCATCGGTAATCCCGAAAATTATTACGCATGGACCTGGGGTGATGCATTGTTTGTAGTGCTCGATGTGTACAGAGATGAAAACGATACATCTCCCAAACCCAAAAACTGGGACTGGTCATTGGGATTACCTCAATACACCTGGCTTGAAAACACTTTACAAAACAGTACCGCGCAATACAAATTTGTTTTTGCGCATCACATTCGTGGACAAGGACGCGGAGGAATTACGAATGCTCAGTTATTCGAATGGGGAGGATATGAATCTCTTGGCGGACCATACACATTTCCCACAAATCGTCCGGGCTGGTCGAAACCGATTCATCAATTGTTTATTGATAATGGTGTAAACATTTTTTTCCAGGGTCATGATCATTTGTATGCGCATGAAATTCTCGACAGCGTGACATACCAGGAAGTGCCGATGCCCAGTGATTCTACCTACGAAATCGGGATGCTTGCCAATGCGGATGCTTATACAGCAGACACCATTGGTGGTACCGGACACATTCGCGTAAATGTTACACCGTCTTGCATTACTGTGGATTTTGTTCGTTCATACTTGCCTGCAGATACCCTGAGCGGACTTCATCACAACGGGGAAGTCGCGTTTTCCTATACAATTGGAAACTGCAGTTCTACGAATATTCAAGAAGAGGAAATGCAAGTTCCTGTAAAGGTGTTTCCGAATCCTGCAAAAGATAAAATTACAATTCAGTTGCCGGAAGAATCAAAAACATTCCATGTAAGACTCATGAATACAATGGGCCAGATGATAATGCAAAGTCAGTCGAAAAATCTGGATCTGAGTTCAGTTGCGAATGGTTTATATATACTGAATATAGAAACAGAGAATTATTCTGTGAATAGAAAAATAATTATTAAACACTGA